The DNA segment CGATAGAGCGTCTCGGCAGTGGCCATACCGATGTGGTGCAGCAGCAGCGTATAGCCATTGGCTTCTGCCTGGGCCACGCGGGCGGCACCCAGGGTGCCACCGGCACCGCCGACATTCTCGACGACGATGTTCTGGCCCAGATCTTCGCTCATGGCGCGAGCGACGAGGCGCGTCACCGTATCGGTGGGGCCGCCGGCCGCGAAGGGAACGACGATGGTGATGGGCTGGGTCGGGTAGGACTGAGCAAAGGCAGTGGTGCCTGCGAGAGCGGCCAGACCTGCGGCGAGAACGAGCGGCTTGATCATGAAAACGGAACTCCTCCGGTTTTGCGTTAGGCCTTCTTTGGGCCCGGTGCCGCATCAACCCCGAGGTCCACCGGCCCTGACAACCGGCATCGGGCAGCGCCAAGCGCTTTTTCATGACCCTGTTCCGACAAATGGGTCGATTAGGTAACATCGGCCTGCAGCCATGGGTCGGAAACGACCCAATCAGGCCTCGCTTGATCCGTCATCGACAAAGCCACGACGCTCGAGGCCATGGCGACGCATCTTCATGTAGAGCGCCTTTCGGGACAGCCCGAGGGATTCGTAGACCGGCTTGACCCTTCCCCCATGGGCTGCAAGGGCGTTTGCTATGATGGCCTTTTCGGCCGCCGCCATGCGCTCGGAAAGGCTCGCACTGCTGTTTTCAGCCACTACCGGTCCGGTCTCGGAGGAGAGCCCGAGGCCAAGCCCGAAACGGTCTGCGGCATTGCGCAGCTCGCGGACATTGCCACGCCAATCGCGTTCGGCCACTGCGGCCAGAACCTGCGGCGAGACGTCCACCGGTTCGCGGCGATACCGCGCGGCGGCCTCTCCGACAAGCTTGAGAAACAACATGGGGATGTCCTCGGCGCGTTGCGACAAAGCCGGGATGCGCAGGGTGATGACATTGAGCCGGTAAAGCAGTTCAGCCATAAAACGACCGGCGACAACTTCATCCTCGAGGTCGACCTTGCTGGTGGCGATGAAGCGCACATCGAGCGGAAAGGCCTCGCTGGTGCCCAGACGCGTGATGGCACGCTCCTCGAACACGCGCAGAAGCTTGGCCTGCACATCGACCGGCATGGCGCCAATGTCGTCGAGCAGAATGGTGCCGCCGCGCGCCAGCTCGAACTTGCCGAAGCGGGCCCGCAGTGCTCCCGGAAACGCGCCGGCTTCATGCCCGAACAATTCGCTTTCGATCAACCCGGAGGGAAGCGCCGCGCAATTTATGGCGACGAAGGGCTTGCCAGCGCGCCCGGACAGATCGTGCAGCGCGCGCGCCGCGACTTCCTTGCCGACACCCACGTCGCCCACGATCAGTACGTCGGCATCGGTCGGCCCAACGGCGCGCAATTTATGGCGAAGGTCGATCATCGCCGAAGATCGGCCGGTCAGGCGCTGCTCGAGGTCGTCGGGATGTCCGGCCGCTGCGCGGAGGATGCGATTTTCCAGCACCAACCGCCGCCGATCCATGGCACGGGCGCTGATATCGGACAGGTCGGTGTTGGAGAAAGGCTTCTCGACGAAGTCGTAGGCGCCTTCGCGGATGGCACGGACCGCCAGCTGCACGTCGCCGTGGCCAGTCACGAGGATCACCGGAATATCGGGATCGAGATCGCGGATGCGGGCCATCAGCGTCATGCCGTCCATGCCCGGCATGCGGATATCGGAAACGACGATGCCGTTGAACCCGAAGCCGACGCGATGCAGCGCCTCCTCGGCATTTTCGAGGCTGCGCACGGCAAAGCCGGCGAGCTCAAGCGCTAGCGCGGTGGCGATCCGCATTTCCTCGTCGTCCTCGACGAGCAGAATTTCGCCTTGCTTCATTGCGCGGGCTCCAGTTCTCGACTTTCGGCAGGCTCGAGCAGGATCGTGAACACCGCGCCACCGGCAGGGGCATTGCGCACGGTAAGGTCGCCGCCGAAATCCTTGACGATATTGTAGGAGATCGACAATCCGAGGCCCAAGCCGCGCCCGACGCCCTTGGTGGAAAAGAACGGATCGAAAATGCGGTCGATGACGCCGGCCGGGACGCCTGGACCGGTATCGGCGACCGTCAACGCGATCCTCCCGTCCAGCTGGCGCGCGGCAATGGCGACTTCACGCTTTTCGCGTCCCTCGATGGCATCGAAGGCGTTAGACAGGATATTGACCAGCACCTGCTGCAGGCGCACCGATCCGGCCTGAGCCAACGGGCAGTCGGCAAGGTCAGTGGTGACAACGATGACCTGGTCTCGCACTCGCCAGTCGAGGATGGCCAGCGCGTCCGCGACGATCGGGTCGAGGTCTACCGGGCGCAATTGCTCACCCGGCTTGCGCGCGAAATTGGACAGGTGCCGGCTGATCGTCGTCATCTTTTCGGTCAGGCCGCCGATACGCTCGACATACTGGCGCACCTCGCCGGTGCGATCGCGATCGATCATCACCAGCGCGCTGTCGGCATAGGAACGGACGGCGGCAAGTGGCTGGTTGAATTCATGGGACAGCGCTGCCGACATCTGGCCCAGCGCGGCGAGCTTGCCGGCCTGCACCAGATCGGCTTGGGTCTTGCGGAGTTTCTCCTCGGCATTGCGCCGCTCCACCACTTCGGCCTCGAGACGGCTATTGGCGAGGCCGAGATCGGTCGTCCGTTCGGCCACGCGCCGCTCCAGTTGTTCGCGGGCCTCGGCCTGCATGGCCAGCCGTTCGGCAAGCCGCATGCGGCGCTGCATCCAGACGATGACACCCATGGTGACGACTGCCATAGCCGAGAGCAGAAGCAGTGTGGTGATCAGCGCTTCAGCGCGCGCGGGCGACGCATCGAGGAGCACGCGGACGGTCCAGCCGGCTTCGGGCATGGGCTGGGATACGCTAAGATATTCCGGCGCAGGATCGCCATCGAGAAAGGACAAGAGGCTATGCCCCTGCTTCGTCCTCGTCAGCGCCGCCGGAAGTTCGACGAGTTCTGCATCGGCATAACGACGGGTCTGCCCGGTGCGATCGAGCCTCTCCTGGGTCAGGGGTTCGAGAGAGGCGAACAGCCATTCGCTTCGCCCAGACATGAAGATGATGCCTTCCGGATCGGACACGATGATCTCGGTATCGCCCGAGCGCCAGCTGTTCTCGATGGCGTCGATATCGACCTTGATGGCGAGGACGCCATCGATCCTGTCCGCGTTGATGATCGGTGCGCTGAAGTAATAGCCCCGCCTCAGCGATGTCGTGCCCAGCGCGAAGAAACTGCCGTCGCGCCCTGCGATGGCGTCGGTGAAATATGGACGATAATCGAAGGTCTCGCCGATGAAGGAGGCCTCGGATGCGTGGTTGGACGCCGCGATGGTCGTGCCATCTCCGGTCATGACGTAGATGTCGGACGCCTCGAGCAGATCACTCGTCGCCTCGAGGTAGGCATTGGCTGAGACGATCTTGTCGGCATCGCCAGGATTGGCGGCGAGGTCCCTGATGTCCTGTAGCTCCGCCAGCAGTTGCGGGAGCTTGCGATAGCGATCCAGCTGGCCCTGCAGTGCCGAGACGGCCAATCCCAGCGTGTCGTCGGCGCGTGAGGCCGCCTGGTTGAAATAGATTTCGGTGAGCATGCGGAACGACACAGTCGCGACCGGGACTGCCAGAACCAGGCACATCAGGGCCACCCAATAGGGCGCCCGCATTCCGAATATCGACCTTCGCACCAGGTCCGTCACCTCGCGGCAATTGCAGAGATTCCCGGAATGCCCGCAAACGCGGCACAGGGCAACCCGCACTGGCAACTTAGCCGATCCACATCACTCCGCGGAGTCATCAGTAAACTGTTGACAGTTTTCAGAGTTGTCCTAATCTGGCGACCTGGAGGGCGAGAATGATTGGTTTTATAGCGGCGCGACTTGGCTGGGCCCTCCTGACGCTCGCCGCCATCCTGACCTTCGTGTTCTTCCTTGCTCGCCTCACCGGGGATCCTGTCCGCCTGATGCTGCCGGACCAGGCGACGCAGGCCGATGTCGATGCGATGCGCGAGTATCTCGGCCTCAACCGGCCAATGATCGAACAATACTGGGACTTCATGGTCAGTGCCGCGCAAGGCGACCTGGGCAATTCCATCCGGCAGCAGCGTCCCGCCCTCGACCTCGTGCTCGAGCGCCTGCCGGCAACCCTGGAGCTAGCGATCAGCGCCTTTGTGATCGGTTTTTCGCTGGCGCTGATCCTTGCGGCTGTCGGGGAAGTCTCAGGCAGCAGGCGGCTCAAGAATGTCCTGCTCTGGGCCGCCACCATCCGCCAGGCGATCCCACCCTACCTCTTCGGCATCCTGCTGATCCTGCTGCTGTCGGTGAACATGGCGCTGCTGCCCGCCATCGGGCGCAATTCGCTGGCGAGCTACGTGATCCCCGTCATCACCATGGCGACGTTCGAGGTCGCCCTTTACCTGCGGCTCTTCAACACGTTCTTCGACGAACTTCGTAGCAACGACTGGGTGCGCACCGCACGGGCGCGCGGCGTCGGACGCCTGCGGCTCGTCATGCGCCACCTGTTGCCCAATGCAATCCTGCCGGTGATCACCGTGGCCGGCATCAATCTGGGCATCCTCGTGGGCGGCACTGTGGTGCTGGAGATGGTGTTTAACTGGCCAGGCCTGGGCCGTCTCATCGTCCAGGGCGTCACCCAGCGCGACTATCCGATCGTGCAGGCGGGCGTCGTGACGATCGCCGTCATCTTCATCCTCATCAATGCCGTGGTGGACATCCTCTACGGCCTGCTCGACCCAAGAGTGAGGCTGTCGTGATGGCCAGCACACCAACCGCAACCGCATCGAGGCCGGCGTCTCGGGCACCCCGCTTTGCGTTCTCGTTCGTCCTCGCCATGCTGATGCTCGCCATCGTGGCGCTGCTGGTGATCGCGGTGCCCTTCTGGCCCGGCTTCGACCCGATCAAACAGAACCTGCTGTTCGCGCAGGAGCCGGCCTTGCGCAACGCCGCCTATCCGCTCGGCACGGACGCCCTGGGACGCGACATGCTCAGCCGACTGTCGATGGCGACGCGCGTGTCCGTGCTGATCGCGGGCGGCGCCGTGCTGATCAGCGCCTGCCTCGGCCTCACCATCGGCCTTCTAGCAGGATGGCTGCGCGGTCCGATCGACAGCGTGTTGATGGCCATGGGCAATATCCAGCTGTCCATCCCGGTGGTGCTGTTGCTGATCGTCCTAGTGGCCTCGCTGGGCTCTCACCCGGTGCTGCTTGTGGTCCTGCTCGGGTTGACGAACTGGGTCGGCTACGGGCGCGTGGTGCGCGCACAGGTCATGTCCCTGCGCGAACGCGAGTTCATCACGGCGGTGACCACGGCCGGCGGTTCGGGCTGGTGGATCATGAGCCGGCATCTGCTGCCCAACGTGCTTCCCTCGGTCTTCGTGCTGGCTGCATTCGATATCGGCGTCATCATCACCATCGAGTCATCCCTGAGCTTCATCGGCCTCGGTATCCAGCCGCCGACACCAAGCCTTGGGCTGATGATCAGCGAAGGTCAGCGCTACCTGCAGACCCACCCGTTTCTCACCGTCTTTCCCGCCATCGCCATCTTCCTGCTGATAGGGGGCATCCAGTTTGCCTCGCAGGCCCTGACGACCCGCCGGACGCGCGGCTAGCGTCCCATACCGGAGGTAACAATGACCCGTTCTGCCTATCGCCTGACCCGTCGTAGCCTTTTGCTCTCCACCGCCGTGCTCGCAGCCGGCGCCGCGTTTGCGTCCCCCGTCCTGTCGCAAGAGCAGACCACAGTTCGCGCCGCGCAGGTGACGGACCCGACCAGCCTCAACCCCATCTACGATACCGATCTGCAGTCGCTGAACATCTTCTACAGCGTCTTCGACCAGCTGGTGGGCATGGACAATGATGGACAGGTCACGCCGCGCCTTGCCACCGAGTGGACCGCCTCGGACGATCTCAAGACCTGGACGTTCACCCTGCGCGAGGGCGTGACCTTTCACGATGGCTCGCCGGTGACTGCCGAAGACGTCGTGTTTACCTTCGAGACGGCGATGAACGATCCCGCCTCGCGCCTCGGCGGCTATCTCACCAAGGTCGAGAGCGTGACCGCGGAAGGCAATTCGATCGTCATCACGCTCAACCAGGGCTATGCACCGCTGGACCGGCAGCTAACGCTGGTACCGATCGTGTCCAAGGCTGCCTACGAGGCCATGGGCGCGGACGAATACGGCCGGAAGCCAATCGGGTCGGGTCCCTATGTGGTGGAAAGCTGGGTGAGCGATGTCGCCGTGACCCTACAGCGCAACGACAACTACTGGGGCAACAAGGGCACCTACCCGACCGTCATCTTCCAGACCGTCCCCGATGAAACGGCACGTGCCAATTCGGTGCAGTCCGGCGACCTCGATATCGCGCTGCTCGGCCCCTCCAGCGTCCCGGCCGTCGAAGGTTCGGGCGCCGTGGACATCGTCAGCGTGCAGTCCAACCTCGTTGTCTATCTCGGCTTCAACACCGGCAATACCTGGCTCGGCGACGTCAATGTCCGCAAGGCCATCGACATGGCGATTGATCGTCAGACCCTCAACGATCGCCTCCTCAACGGCTTGATGACGCCGGCGTCGCAGCTGCTGGCCCCCGCCACCTTCGGCTACGACGCCGCGATTGCCGCGACGCCGTTCAATCTCGAGGAAGCCAAGAGCCTGATTGCCGCCTCCGGCTACGATGGCACGCCCATCCCGCTGACCTATCCCAATACCGGCCTGCCGCAGATCGACCAGATGGCGCAGGTGCTGGCCTTCTTCCTCAACGAGGCAGGCCTGCAGGTCACGCTGGAACCCCAGGAAGCTTCTACCTTCATCAACAACTGGTTCATCCGCGAGCTGCCCGGGCTTTACGTCTTCCGCTTCGCGCCTTCGGTGCTGGATGGCGACTTGCCCTTCTCGATGCTTATCCGCTCAGGCAACCAGGGTTTTGCCGAGGACACCGAAATCGACGCCCTGCTCGACCGTCAACTGGCCGAAGGCGACCCAGCAACCCGCGCCGCCACGCTCGGTGAGGTCAGCAGCATCGTCAATCGCGACACCTATTACGCACCGCTCTTCATTGACACCAACACCTATGGCGTCACCAAGGGGCTCGACTGGACGCCGCGTGCCGACGGCATGATCGTCTTCAACTGAGGGGAATGACCACAATGGCTGAACTCCACCCCTACCGCCTCTACGACGGGGACATTCCCAAGCAGAACACCGCGCTGCTCGTCGTGGACATGCAGCGCGCGTTCTTCGACAACAACGACTCGCTGGGCCAGATCGGCATCGATGTCTCTCCGTTGCGGGCAGCCATTCCAGGCACCGTGAAGCTCGTCGACATCGCCCGTCGGAACGGCGTGCCTGTCATCTTCACGCGCTACGTCTATTCGGTGGGCGGGGTGGATTTCGGCGTCAAGTACGGTGCCATGGCCGAAGAACGGCTCGCTGTATCTTCGCTTGCCCATGGGAGCGACGAGATCGAGCTTATTCCCGAACTCGGCCAGCGGCCCGATGAAGTCGTTATCGACAAGTCCCGCCCCAGTTCCTTCTATGGAACGCGGCTGGAGCCAGTGCTGACCGGCATGGGCATCCGCAACCTGATCGTCTGCGGCGTCACCGCCAACATCTGTGTGGAGTCGACGGTGCGCGATGCCGGCCAGCGCGACTATAACACGTTCGTGGTGGCGGACGCGGTTGCCGAGTTTCTGCCCGAGCGCACGCACTATGCCCTCTTCAGCATGGCATGGTCGTTTGCCCACGTCGTTCAGGTCGGCGACATCGCCAAGGCCTGGGGCGCACCCAATCAGGCACTGGCCAGCTAGGCCGTCAAACCGGGCCGGCCGCGATGCGGCTGGCCCTTGTCCGTTCGCGAGGCCCGTCATGACCGAAGACTCCCGCCCCCTGCTCGTCATGCGTGACGTCTCGATCGAATTCGAGACGCCGCGCGGGCCCATTTCGGCCGTACGGAATTTCAACCTCACGCTGGAGGCCGGGCGCAAGGTTGCGATCGTGGGGGAATCCGGTTCAGGCAAATCCACAATCGCTGCCGCGATGAATGGTCTTCTGGCAGCCAACGGACGCATCGTTTCCGGGGAAATCCTGTTTCAGGGGCGCGACATCGCGCGGATGAAGGAGACGGAGCTGCGGGCCATGCGGGGCAGCCTCATCGGGCTCGTGCCGCAGGACCCGATGACCAATCTCAATCCCCTGCAGCGCGTCGGCACGCAGATTGCCGAGGCACTGGAAGTCCACGGCAAGGCAATTGGCAAGGCCGCCTTGGCCCGCGCCGTCGACCTTCTGGAAATGGTCGGCATTCCAGAACCGTCGCGTCGTGCCCGGCAGTATCCGCACGAACTCTCGGGCGGGATGCGCCAGCGCGTGTTGATCGCCGCGGGTCTTGCCTGCGAACCCAAGCTCCTGCTGGCGGACGAGCCGACCAGCGCGCTTGACGTGACCGTGCAGCGGGTCATTCTCGAAGAGCTGGACCGACTGACGAGCCAGCTTGGCACGGCCCTCGTTCTCATCACCCACGACCTCGCCATGGCTGCCGAGCATGCCGACGACGTGGTCGTCATGTACCGCGGGGACGTGGTGGAAAACGGCGATGCGCGCGCGGTGCTGCGCCGTCCGAGCCACGAATACACCCGGCGGCTCGTCGCTGCGGCGCCCACACTCGATAGTACGCCCCTCATCACGACGCAGCCTGGGGCGCCGGACGGCAGCGCTGCAGCGCCTCTGGTGAAGATCACCGGCCTCAGAAAGGTCTATGGCGGCGGCGGCGGCTTGTTTGAAGCGAAGCAAAAATTCGTGGCCGTCGCCGGCTCTGACATCGCGATTGCCCGCGGCCAGACGGTCGCCATCGTCGGGGAGTCAGGGTCGGGCAAATCGACGACGGCGCGGATGCTGCTTAAGATCGAAGAGCCGACGGCGGGCGACATCTCGTTCGATGGCGTCCCAATCACGCATCTCAAGGGGCGCGCGCTTTTTGCCTTCCGCCGCCGCATGCAGCCGGTGTTCCAGAACCCGTTCGGCTCACTCGATGCCCGCTATACCGTGCTCGAATCCATCGAGGAACCGATGATCCTCCATGGCATGGGTGACGCCACTGCACGCGCTGCACGGGTGCGAGAGCTGCTCGACCAGGTCGCGCTGCCGCAGGATATCGCGACGCGCCGACCCGCCGAGATTTCAGGCGGACAAAGCCAGCGCGTGGCGATCGCCCGCGCCCTGGCGCTCAGACCGGACCTGATCGTGCTCGACGAAGCTGTTTCGGCGCTTGACGTCATCGTGCAGGCGCAGGTTCTCGAACTGCTCGTCTCGCTGCAGCGCGAGTTGGGGCTGTCCTACCTTTTCATCAGCCACAACCTCGCAGTGGTGCGGCTGATCTCGCATATGGTGCATGTGATGAAGAGTGGCGAGATCGTCGAATCCGGGCCGCCGGAGCGGCTCTTCACCGCCCCTCAGCACCCCTATACCCGCGAGTTGATCGCCGCAATTCCGGGCATCAACCTCACGGAAAGCGC comes from the Devosia lucknowensis genome and includes:
- a CDS encoding ABC transporter substrate-binding protein; amino-acid sequence: MTRSAYRLTRRSLLLSTAVLAAGAAFASPVLSQEQTTVRAAQVTDPTSLNPIYDTDLQSLNIFYSVFDQLVGMDNDGQVTPRLATEWTASDDLKTWTFTLREGVTFHDGSPVTAEDVVFTFETAMNDPASRLGGYLTKVESVTAEGNSIVITLNQGYAPLDRQLTLVPIVSKAAYEAMGADEYGRKPIGSGPYVVESWVSDVAVTLQRNDNYWGNKGTYPTVIFQTVPDETARANSVQSGDLDIALLGPSSVPAVEGSGAVDIVSVQSNLVVYLGFNTGNTWLGDVNVRKAIDMAIDRQTLNDRLLNGLMTPASQLLAPATFGYDAAIAATPFNLEEAKSLIAASGYDGTPIPLTYPNTGLPQIDQMAQVLAFFLNEAGLQVTLEPQEASTFINNWFIRELPGLYVFRFAPSVLDGDLPFSMLIRSGNQGFAEDTEIDALLDRQLAEGDPATRAATLGEVSSIVNRDTYYAPLFIDTNTYGVTKGLDWTPRADGMIVFN
- a CDS encoding dipeptide ABC transporter ATP-binding protein — its product is MTEDSRPLLVMRDVSIEFETPRGPISAVRNFNLTLEAGRKVAIVGESGSGKSTIAAAMNGLLAANGRIVSGEILFQGRDIARMKETELRAMRGSLIGLVPQDPMTNLNPLQRVGTQIAEALEVHGKAIGKAALARAVDLLEMVGIPEPSRRARQYPHELSGGMRQRVLIAAGLACEPKLLLADEPTSALDVTVQRVILEELDRLTSQLGTALVLITHDLAMAAEHADDVVVMYRGDVVENGDARAVLRRPSHEYTRRLVAAAPTLDSTPLITTQPGAPDGSAAAPLVKITGLRKVYGGGGGLFEAKQKFVAVAGSDIAIARGQTVAIVGESGSGKSTTARMLLKIEEPTAGDISFDGVPITHLKGRALFAFRRRMQPVFQNPFGSLDARYTVLESIEEPMILHGMGDATARAARVRELLDQVALPQDIATRRPAEISGGQSQRVAIARALALRPDLIVLDEAVSALDVIVQAQVLELLVSLQRELGLSYLFISHNLAVVRLISHMVHVMKSGEIVESGPPERLFTAPQHPYTRELIAAIPGINLTESA
- a CDS encoding ABC transporter permease; translated protein: MASTPTATASRPASRAPRFAFSFVLAMLMLAIVALLVIAVPFWPGFDPIKQNLLFAQEPALRNAAYPLGTDALGRDMLSRLSMATRVSVLIAGGAVLISACLGLTIGLLAGWLRGPIDSVLMAMGNIQLSIPVVLLLIVLVASLGSHPVLLVVLLGLTNWVGYGRVVRAQVMSLREREFITAVTTAGGSGWWIMSRHLLPNVLPSVFVLAAFDIGVIITIESSLSFIGLGIQPPTPSLGLMISEGQRYLQTHPFLTVFPAIAIFLLIGGIQFASQALTTRRTRG
- a CDS encoding sigma-54-dependent transcriptional regulator, encoding MKQGEILLVEDDEEMRIATALALELAGFAVRSLENAEEALHRVGFGFNGIVVSDIRMPGMDGMTLMARIRDLDPDIPVILVTGHGDVQLAVRAIREGAYDFVEKPFSNTDLSDISARAMDRRRLVLENRILRAAAGHPDDLEQRLTGRSSAMIDLRHKLRAVGPTDADVLIVGDVGVGKEVAARALHDLSGRAGKPFVAINCAALPSGLIESELFGHEAGAFPGALRARFGKFELARGGTILLDDIGAMPVDVQAKLLRVFEERAITRLGTSEAFPLDVRFIATSKVDLEDEVVAGRFMAELLYRLNVITLRIPALSQRAEDIPMLFLKLVGEAAARYRREPVDVSPQVLAAVAERDWRGNVRELRNAADRFGLGLGLSSETGPVVAENSSASLSERMAAAEKAIIANALAAHGGRVKPVYESLGLSRKALYMKMRRHGLERRGFVDDGSSEA
- a CDS encoding cysteine hydrolase family protein; its protein translation is MAELHPYRLYDGDIPKQNTALLVVDMQRAFFDNNDSLGQIGIDVSPLRAAIPGTVKLVDIARRNGVPVIFTRYVYSVGGVDFGVKYGAMAEERLAVSSLAHGSDEIELIPELGQRPDEVVIDKSRPSSFYGTRLEPVLTGMGIRNLIVCGVTANICVESTVRDAGQRDYNTFVVADAVAEFLPERTHYALFSMAWSFAHVVQVGDIAKAWGAPNQALAS
- a CDS encoding ABC transporter permease, which encodes MIGFIAARLGWALLTLAAILTFVFFLARLTGDPVRLMLPDQATQADVDAMREYLGLNRPMIEQYWDFMVSAAQGDLGNSIRQQRPALDLVLERLPATLELAISAFVIGFSLALILAAVGEVSGSRRLKNVLLWAATIRQAIPPYLFGILLILLLSVNMALLPAIGRNSLASYVIPVITMATFEVALYLRLFNTFFDELRSNDWVRTARARGVGRLRLVMRHLLPNAILPVITVAGINLGILVGGTVVLEMVFNWPGLGRLIVQGVTQRDYPIVQAGVVTIAVIFILINAVVDILYGLLDPRVRLS
- a CDS encoding sensor histidine kinase; translated protein: MRAPYWVALMCLVLAVPVATVSFRMLTEIYFNQAASRADDTLGLAVSALQGQLDRYRKLPQLLAELQDIRDLAANPGDADKIVSANAYLEATSDLLEASDIYVMTGDGTTIAASNHASEASFIGETFDYRPYFTDAIAGRDGSFFALGTTSLRRGYYFSAPIINADRIDGVLAIKVDIDAIENSWRSGDTEIIVSDPEGIIFMSGRSEWLFASLEPLTQERLDRTGQTRRYADAELVELPAALTRTKQGHSLLSFLDGDPAPEYLSVSQPMPEAGWTVRVLLDASPARAEALITTLLLLSAMAVVTMGVIVWMQRRMRLAERLAMQAEAREQLERRVAERTTDLGLANSRLEAEVVERRNAEEKLRKTQADLVQAGKLAALGQMSAALSHEFNQPLAAVRSYADSALVMIDRDRTGEVRQYVERIGGLTEKMTTISRHLSNFARKPGEQLRPVDLDPIVADALAILDWRVRDQVIVVTTDLADCPLAQAGSVRLQQVLVNILSNAFDAIEGREKREVAIAARQLDGRIALTVADTGPGVPAGVIDRIFDPFFSTKGVGRGLGLGLSISYNIVKDFGGDLTVRNAPAGGAVFTILLEPAESRELEPAQ